The genomic window CAGCCAGAGCAAGCGCCGGCCCTGCCGGCGGATCGCGGGCATGGCCCGCTCCTACAGGTCGGCGCCGGTACGTAGAGCGCACGGACATCGATGGGTATCGCTACGCTCCACGCCATCCTACGTTCGTGCTCCACCGTAATTCCGGTGTAAACCGAAACGCCGATCCGCGCGCAGGAGCGTACGGCGTTCGCGATCGTCACCGGCCACGCCCGAATCAACCGGCGAAGCGCAACATCCCCAGCACCAGCACCGCCAGGAACGCCGTCTCCCCCAGCATCAGCAGGATCGGCTTGATCCCCACCGTCGCCAGCGCGCGCAGCTGGGTCTTCATGCCCAGCGCCGCGATGGCGATCACCAGGCACCACTGCGAGAGCTTGCCGCCCGCCAGCTGTACCGCCGGCGGCAGGTAACCGGTGCTGTTCACCGCCGCCAGCAGCACGAAGCCCACGGCGAACCACGGCAGCAGTGGCGGACGCTTGTCGCCCGGCTCCACGCCGCGGGCGCGGGTGATCATCGCCGCGCAGAGGATCACCGGCAGCAGCATCGCCACGCGCATCAGCTTGACCACCGTGGCGCTGTCGCCGACTTCCTTGGAAATGCTGTAGCCGGCTCCCACCACCTGGGCCACGTCGTGGATGGTGCCGCCAAGGAAGATGCCCGCCTGCAACGGCGGCAGGCCCAGCGCCTTGACGATCATCGGGTAGAGGATCATCGCCAGGGTCGACAGCGCCGACACCCCGAGCACGGTGAACAGCGTGGCCTTTTCCTTCTGCGTGTGGGCCGGCAGGGCCGCTGCCAGCGCCAGCGCCGCCGAGGCGCCGCAGATGGCGGTGGCGCCACCGGTGAGCAGCCCGAAGAGGAAGTTGAAGCCCATGGCGCGGGCCGCGGCGATGGACACCAGGATGGTCACCGTCACCAGCACCACCACCATGATCACCGGCTGCCAGCCCAGCTCGGCGATCTGCCCGAAGGTGATGCGGATGCCCAGCAGCGCCACGCCCAGGCGCAGGATTTCGCGGGCGGTGAATTCGATGCCGGCCTTGCACACGCTGTCGGCGGAGAGGAAGTTCATCGCCAGCCCAAGCAGCAGCGCGAACAGCATCACCGGCGCGCCGTAGTGCTCGGAGAGAAAGGTCGCGGCGGCAGCCACCATGGCGCTGACCAGCAGGCCGGGCAGCAGGGTTCGGCTGCGCGAGCCAAGGGCGGTGAGGGTCAGCGTGGTCATGCCGGCACCTCCTGCCGCGCCGCCACCACGTAGCAGGCATCGGCGCGCCACTCGATCTCGTAGCGCTTCAGGCCGAAGCCCTTGATACCGGCGGGGCAACCCGTGGCGAGGTCGAAACGCAAACCGTGGGCCGGGCACTGCAGCCAGCGGCCGTCCAGGCGCCCACTGAACAGCGAGGCGCCGGCGTGGGGGCAACGGTCGTCGATGGCGTGCAGTTCGCCGTCGACATCGAACAGCAGGATGATGCCTTTGTCGTGATGGATCAGACTGCGCCCACCGCGCGCCGGCAGGCGTTCGGCGGGAATACGGATCGAGCAGCTCATGCCGGGATCGCCTCCGGGTGCTGGCGATCCATCGCTCGATAAAGGGCCGCCAGGAGCTGCTCCGGGCTCTGCCCGCCGAGGGCGAAGGCGCGGCCTTCGAGGAGGAACATCGGCACGCTGGAATCGGCCAGCGCCACGCGGCGGCCGATGAACTGCCGGGCGCCATCGGCCAGGGCGTCGTCGAAATCGGCGGCGTTGAAATCGCAGGCGCGCAGCAGGCGACGCAGGGTGTCGCGGTTGCCGATGTCCTCGCCCAGCTGGAAGTGCGCGCGGAAGATCATCTCCAGCAGCTGTTCCTTCTGGTTGTCGCTGCCCACGTGCACCGCCCGCTGGAACACCCGGTGCGCGTAGGTGGTGTTGGGCATGGTGAGGATGCGTTCGAGGTCCAGGTCGACCTTGGCGGCCTCGGCCGCGCGGCGCACCTCACCCATGCGCGCCCGCACGGCGCGCTTGCCGCCCAGGCGGCGCTGGTAGAACTCGGCGAAGGGCTCGCCGTCCAGGGAAATCTGCGGCAGCAGTTGCAGGCCGAGCCAGTTCACCCGCACGTGCAGCTCGGGGCGCTGGCGAGCCAGCAGGCGCAACGCGACGTCGAGGTTGCGCTTGCCGATCAGGCACCAGGGGCAGATGAAGTCGAAGGTCATGTCGAGGTTGAGAGTCGGCATCACGCGCCCTCCTCTTCGCCGCGCAGGCAGCGGATATCGCGGTGGTAGTGACGCCGGGCGTAGAGGAAGACCAGCGCGGCGAGAATGCTCAGCAGCGGGACCAGTTGGAAGGCGCGGTCCAGGCCGAGGTGGTCGGCCAGCACGCCGGTGAGCAGCGGGCCGGGCGCCAGGCCCAGCAGGTTGTTGGCCAGGGTCAGGGTGGCGAAGGCGGTGCCGTGCACGGCCGGCGCGGTGAGGTTGGCGACCATGGCGCCGGACGGCCCGGAGGTGCCGGCGGCGACCAGCATGCCCAGGGCGATCAGGCTCAGTTGCGCGGTGCCCGGCGGCAGGTGGAAGGCCACCGACAGCAGCAGGCAGCTGGCCAGGCAGAAACCGATGGCGAGGATGATCTTGCGCGGCGGGTCGCTGCGCCCCAGGCGGTCGCAGAGGATGCCGCAGAGCACCATGCCGCTGCCGCCGACCAGCACGATGACCGCGGAGATCATCCCGGCCTTGCCGGTGTCCAGGTGGTAGTAGCGGTTCAGGTAGCTGGGGATCCATACCATCACCGCGGCGGCGACGAACAGCTGCAGGCCGCTGCCCAGGTACGCGGCGATCACCGAGCGGCTACCGAACAGGCTGCGCAGCGAGCGGCCGCCGGCCTGGCGCGGCGCCTCGGCGGCGGCCACCGGGGCAATGCGCTTCTCGCTCACCACCAGCGGGTAGAGCAGCGCCAGCAGCAGGCCGAACAGCGCCATGCCGGCGAAGGCCCAACGCCAGCCCAGGTGCGCGGCGAGCACGCCGCCCAGGCCCATGCCCAGCACCGAGCCGAACATCCCGCCGGCCATGAAGGCGCCGGTCAGGGTGGCGCGCAGGTGCGCCGGGAAGACCGAGATGACCACGGCGATGCCGACGCTGCCGTAGGCGGCCTCGCCGACGCCGACGAAGAAGCGCGCGGCGAACATCTGCGGGAAGGTCTGCGCCACGGCGCAGCCGAGGGTGGCGAGGCTCCAGAGCATGGCCATCAGCGCCAGGCTGCGCACGCGCCCCCAGCGGTCGGCGAGCAGTGACAGCGGGAACGTCAGCAGGCCGACCATCACCGCGACGATGCCGCTGAGCAGACCGAGCTGCGCATCGCTCAGGGCCCATTCGACCTTGAGCAGCGGGAAGACGGCATTGAGCACCTGGCGCGACATGTAATCGGAGATCAACAGGCCGAAGGTCAGGGCGAACACCACCCAGGCGTAGCGGCGCGGCACGCTGGGCACGGTGGCAGGGATGTCGCCCAGGGCGACGGAGTGGATGGCCATGGTGCTAGCTCTCCGGGTGAGTGGGTGGATTCTTGTTGTTTTGGGTTGTGGATCAGCCCCTCTCCCTAACCCTTTCCCTGAAGGGAGAGGGGACCGTTCGGCGCAGGAGGAAACCTTCGCGTCGGCCGGCACGGACAGCTCCCTCTCCCTTCGGAGCGGGGCGCGCAGCCAGGGCTGGGGAGAGGGCCGTTATCAGCCGTCTCTGGCTACAGCCAATCTGTCACGCGCGAAGCGGGACGGACTTCTGGCCCGGCTGGCGGTTGGGCGCCATGCCGTTCATGCGCAGGGTTTGCTCGACGCTGTCGTACTGCACGCCGATCTTGTAGATGGCGCGCGCTTCCTTGCCGTTGGCGACCTCGCGGCCCAGCTCGTGGGCGACGCGGACGCACTGCTGGATCTGCTCCACCGAGGTCATGCGCTGGCCGTGCTGGCCGATGATGGTGTCCTCGATGCCGCAACGCGGGTGCAGCCCCATGGCCATCGCCATCATGTTGAACGGCAGGACGTTCTTGAGCAGCGACTCGGCGGTGACGGTGGCGCCGTCCGGTGCGCGGTGCACGAAGTTCATGAAGTTGAACGGGTTGGGGCCGTCGAAGCCGCCGCCGATGCCGATCCAGGTCAGGTTCAGCGGGCCCTTGTAGACGCCCTTGCGCACCAGGCGCTCGAGGGTCTCCAGGGCGTGCATGCCGGTCAGCTGGAAATGCGGCTGGATGCCGGCGGCCTGCAGGCGCTTCAAGTGCTCCTCGACCCAGGCCGGGCCGGCCGGCACGGTCATCTCGCTGTAGGCCGCCTGGTACAGCGGGTTTTCCAGGGAGGTGCCCTTGAGGTACTCCGGGTAGAGCAACTCCATGATGTTCATCTGCGTGGTGTTGATCGCCACGGTCACCTGGTCGGGCTTGGGCGTCAGCTCGGCGAGCATGTGGCGGGTGTCGTCGGACAGCCACTTGGCGGCTTCGCCGTCGCTTTCGGGGGCGAAGGAAATCGAGCCGCCGACCTGGATGATCATGTCCGGCACGGCCTCGCGCACGCCGGCGATCAGCTCGTTGAACTTGGACAGGCGCTTGGAACCCTTGCCGTCCAGCTCGCGCACGTGCAGGTGGAGCACGGTGGCGCCGGCTTCGTAGCAGTCGACGGCCTTCTGGACCTGCTCGTCCATGGTCACCGGGATGTCCTCGGGGAAGTCCTCGGGCATCCATTCCGGGCCGTAGGGAGCGGTGGTGATGACCACCTTGTCCTGGTTCTCGGGGTGCAGCGAATCGTCGAAGAATTGCATGTCGGTCTCCGTAATTGTTCTTGTCGGGCTCTGGGTGCAGAGGGTCAGAAAGGCTTGTCGCCGATGATTCCGGCGCGCTCCATGCGGCGCACGCAGGGCGGGTAGTCCATCACCGCGTAGTGCTGGGTACAGCGGTTGTCCCAGATCGCCACGTCGTTCTTCTTCCAGCGCCAGCGCACCTGGAATTCGGGGATGTACACCTGGCTCACCAGGTAGCGCAGCAGGTCGGCCGCGCCGGGGTTGGCGTCCTGGCCGAAGCGCACGTTCTGCGGGGTGTGGTAGTTGGTGAAGTGGGTGGTGAAGGCGTTGACGAACAGCACCTTCTCGCCGGTTTCCGGATGGGTACGCACCACCGGGTGCTCGGCGTCGGGGTACAGCGCCTTGAGCGCCAGGCGCTTGTCGATGGGCATGGCCGCGCCGAAGCTGGCCTCGATGCTGTGGCGCGCGCGCAGCTTGGCGATGCGCTCCTTGATCTCCGGCGGGAGCATCTCGTAGGCCAGGGCCATGTTCGCCCACATGGTGTCGCCGCCCACCGGCGGGCATTCCACGCAGCGCAGGACGCAGCCCATGGGCGGCGCCTCGCGCCAGGTGGCGTCGGTGTGCCAGGCGTTCTCGTAGCGGTCGTTGGGCAGGTCCGGGGTCTTGTAGATGCGCACCAGGCCCGGATGCTCCGGGTCGCTGCCGGCCACCGGGTGGTCTTCCAGCTCGCCGAAGCGACGGGCGAAGGCCACGTGCTCGGCGCGGCTGATGTCCTGGTCACGCAGGAACAGCACCTTGTGCTTGAGCAACAGCTCGCGCAGTTCGGCGAACAGTCCTTCGTCGCGGGAGGCGTCGCCCAGGTTCACCCCGGAGATTTCGGCGCCGATGCTGCAGGTCAGACGTTCTACGTGCATGGCGGCGCCCTCAGATGACGAAGATCGACGAGCCGGTGGTCTTGCGCGACTCGAGGTCGCGGTGGGCTTGCACGGCGTCCGCCAGCGCGTAGTGCTGGTTGATCTCGATGCGGATGTCGCCGTTGCCCACGTGGGTGAACAGCTCGTCCAGCAGCGCCGCCTTCTCCGCCGGGTCGGCGATGTAGTCGGCCAGGGCCGGGCGAGTGAGGAAGATCGAGCCCTTCATCGCCAGCAGCACCGGGTCGAACGGCGGGATCGGGCCGGACGCGGTGCCGACGCAGACCATCAGGCCACGGCGCTTGAGCGACTCCAGGGAAGTCATGAAGGTGTCCTTGCCGACGCTGTCGAAGACCACGTCCACGCCCCGGCCGTCGGTCAGCTCGCGCACCCGCTCGGCAACGCCTTCCCGGCTGTAGTTGATGACGTGCTCGCAGCCGTGGGCGAAGGCGATCTCGGCCTTGGCGTCGCTGGAGACGGTGCCGATCACACGCAGGCCGAGAAGCTTGGCCCACTGCGAGACGATCAGCCCGACACCGCCGGCAGCGGCATGCAGCAGGATGCTCTGGCCCGGCTTGAAGTCGTGGATGCGGCGCAGCAGGTAGGCCGAGGTCAGGCCGCGCATGGTCATGGCGGCGGCGGTTTCGAAGGCGATGTTCTCCGGCAGGCGGATCAGCGGCGCCGCCGGCACCAGGCGCTCGGTGCTGTAGGCGCCGAGGGTGTTGATGAAGCCGGTGTAGGTCACGCGGTCGCCGGGCACCACGTTGGTCACGCCCTCGCCCACCGCCACCACCACGCCGGCGGCTTCCACGCCCATGCCGCTGGGCAGCGGGACGGCGTAGGTGCCATTGCGGAAGTAGGTGTCGGCATAGTTCAGGCCCACCGCCACATGGCGAATGCGCACTTGCCCCGGGCCGGGCTCGCCGACCTCCACGTCCTCGTAACGCAGGACGTCGGGTCCCCCTGTTTCATAGAAACGAACGGCTTTAGCCATGGCCGGAATCTCCAGTTGTCTTGTTGTCGTGGGCGCTTTCGTTTGGAGCGGGCAAGCGCCTTTGAGCGGACAATAGGCAGGGGCCGGTCGGGAAGCTTCACATCGTGCGACAGGGGCTTTTCATTTCATGACAGGGCCGGTACGGCGCGGGCTGGACGCAGAGTTCCACCGCAGAAGCGGGCCATGCCCGCGATCCGCCGGCAGGGCCGGCGTCTCTGTCCCGCCAGCGCACGCCACCGGCTTTCCCCGGTCGCCTTGCGGGCCGCCGCGGAGGACTTCGCGGACAAGGTCCGCTCCTACGTTGTCAGCAGCCTGCGATGACCCTCATGCAACGGTGTTTCCCTGTAGGAGCGGGCCATGCCCGCGATCCGCCGGCAGGGCCGGCGTCCGGCCTGCGGGACTATTCGTTGGTTTCGCCTGACGCTCCGCAGCCGCCGCCCAGACTTCGCGGACAAGGTCCGCTCCTACCTGGAACTACTGTGCTGGGGCTCCCCTCTCCCCCGCCCTGGCTACGCGCCCCGCTCCGAAGGGAGAGGGAGCTGTTCGTGCCGGCTGACGTCCTGGTTTCAACCTGCACCGTACGGTCCCCTCTCCCTTCAGGGAGAGGGTTAGGGAGAGGGAAATCACCGGCACGAACTCTCAAAGAAAGGCAGTTGCTTCTGCAGCACAGCCAGTACCAAGGTAAAAAGCTCGCTCAAAACCGGCGGGCAGTGGTCGTAGGTGCAAAAGTAAAAGGGCCGCCAATTGGCAGCCCTTCCCCTTCACAGGTGGCCTACTTCAGCTCGCGCAATTTGCTGTAGGTCAGGCGCATATCACGGGCCCAGCCGTCGAGCACGCCCTTGAAGTCGCCGGCGGTCATGGCCTGGGTGTCGTTTTCCAGCGCGTGCCCGGTGCCCTTGCGCACCACCTGGGCGACCACGCGGCTGGAGGGGCCGTCGAGAATCGCGGCTTCGGTGCCGATCTGGGTGTCCTGGTCGCGGATGCCGGTGGCGGTGCTGACGCCGGCGGCGATCAGGGCGATCGGGATCACCTCATAGGGCTTGAGCGACTGGGTGTGGCTGCTCACCGCGGTGATCGCCGGGCGCAGCACCAGGGTGCCCGGGCCGGGCTTGTCGACCACCTGCAGCACCTGGCCCAGCTCGCGGCGCAGCGCCTTGTCGTAGTAGTCGGTGATCTGCGTCATGGTCGCCTGCGAGAGCTGCTCGGTGGCCTTGGGCGCGGGGTAGAACTGCGAACGCTCGATGAGGATGCTGCGGTAGTTCATCAGGTTCAGCGTGGGATCGACCCAGGCCAGCACCTTGTTGCCCGAGGCGTTTTCCTGCTCGGTGAGACGGGAGTAGTCATACAGGAAGCCGGAGTATTCCTCCGGCTGGACCTGCTTTTCCGCGCAGCCTTGCAGCAATGGCAACAGCAGCAGGGACAACAACGCGACATAGGACTTCATAGGGTTCTCCGGTTGAGATATCGATGTCGCCAGGTTGTACGGCAGGAGACTGCGCTACCCCCTCCCCCGTGTCGTTTCGCGTGCCGGCGAGCGCCCGCACGCTGGCGCCCCGGTGGGGGCGCCGCAATGCTCGCCATCAGTGGAACGGGAAGATGTAGTTCATCCAGGCCGCCATGCGCAGGAGGATCTTGCGCATGATCGCCACATGGTGGAAATGCTCGCTGTAGAGCGCCGCCTGGCCATAGGCGCCACCGGGCATCAG from Pseudomonas sp. GCEP-101 includes these protein-coding regions:
- a CDS encoding YeiH family protein, giving the protein MTTLTLTALGSRSRTLLPGLLVSAMVAAAATFLSEHYGAPVMLFALLLGLAMNFLSADSVCKAGIEFTAREILRLGVALLGIRITFGQIAELGWQPVIMVVVLVTVTILVSIAAARAMGFNFLFGLLTGGATAICGASAALALAAALPAHTQKEKATLFTVLGVSALSTLAMILYPMIVKALGLPPLQAGIFLGGTIHDVAQVVGAGYSISKEVGDSATVVKLMRVAMLLPVILCAAMITRARGVEPGDKRPPLLPWFAVGFVLLAAVNSTGYLPPAVQLAGGKLSQWCLVIAIAALGMKTQLRALATVGIKPILLMLGETAFLAVLVLGMLRFAG
- a CDS encoding Rieske (2Fe-2S) protein, with amino-acid sequence MSCSIRIPAERLPARGGRSLIHHDKGIILLFDVDGELHAIDDRCPHAGASLFSGRLDGRWLQCPAHGLRFDLATGCPAGIKGFGLKRYEIEWRADACYVVAARQEVPA
- a CDS encoding DsbA family protein, with the translated sequence MPTLNLDMTFDFICPWCLIGKRNLDVALRLLARQRPELHVRVNWLGLQLLPQISLDGEPFAEFYQRRLGGKRAVRARMGEVRRAAEAAKVDLDLERILTMPNTTYAHRVFQRAVHVGSDNQKEQLLEMIFRAHFQLGEDIGNRDTLRRLLRACDFNAADFDDALADGARQFIGRRVALADSSVPMFLLEGRAFALGGQSPEQLLAALYRAMDRQHPEAIPA
- a CDS encoding MFS transporter, encoding MAIHSVALGDIPATVPSVPRRYAWVVFALTFGLLISDYMSRQVLNAVFPLLKVEWALSDAQLGLLSGIVAVMVGLLTFPLSLLADRWGRVRSLALMAMLWSLATLGCAVAQTFPQMFAARFFVGVGEAAYGSVGIAVVISVFPAHLRATLTGAFMAGGMFGSVLGMGLGGVLAAHLGWRWAFAGMALFGLLLALLYPLVVSEKRIAPVAAAEAPRQAGGRSLRSLFGSRSVIAAYLGSGLQLFVAAAVMVWIPSYLNRYYHLDTGKAGMISAVIVLVGGSGMVLCGILCDRLGRSDPPRKIILAIGFCLASCLLLSVAFHLPPGTAQLSLIALGMLVAAGTSGPSGAMVANLTAPAVHGTAFATLTLANNLLGLAPGPLLTGVLADHLGLDRAFQLVPLLSILAALVFLYARRHYHRDIRCLRGEEEGA
- a CDS encoding 3-keto-5-aminohexanoate cleavage protein, producing the protein MQFFDDSLHPENQDKVVITTAPYGPEWMPEDFPEDIPVTMDEQVQKAVDCYEAGATVLHLHVRELDGKGSKRLSKFNELIAGVREAVPDMIIQVGGSISFAPESDGEAAKWLSDDTRHMLAELTPKPDQVTVAINTTQMNIMELLYPEYLKGTSLENPLYQAAYSEMTVPAGPAWVEEHLKRLQAAGIQPHFQLTGMHALETLERLVRKGVYKGPLNLTWIGIGGGFDGPNPFNFMNFVHRAPDGATVTAESLLKNVLPFNMMAMAMGLHPRCGIEDTIIGQHGQRMTSVEQIQQCVRVAHELGREVANGKEARAIYKIGVQYDSVEQTLRMNGMAPNRQPGQKSVPLRA
- a CDS encoding TauD/TfdA dioxygenase family protein is translated as MHVERLTCSIGAEISGVNLGDASRDEGLFAELRELLLKHKVLFLRDQDISRAEHVAFARRFGELEDHPVAGSDPEHPGLVRIYKTPDLPNDRYENAWHTDATWREAPPMGCVLRCVECPPVGGDTMWANMALAYEMLPPEIKERIAKLRARHSIEASFGAAMPIDKRLALKALYPDAEHPVVRTHPETGEKVLFVNAFTTHFTNYHTPQNVRFGQDANPGAADLLRYLVSQVYIPEFQVRWRWKKNDVAIWDNRCTQHYAVMDYPPCVRRMERAGIIGDKPF
- a CDS encoding quinone oxidoreductase family protein, whose translation is MAKAVRFYETGGPDVLRYEDVEVGEPGPGQVRIRHVAVGLNYADTYFRNGTYAVPLPSGMGVEAAGVVVAVGEGVTNVVPGDRVTYTGFINTLGAYSTERLVPAAPLIRLPENIAFETAAAMTMRGLTSAYLLRRIHDFKPGQSILLHAAAGGVGLIVSQWAKLLGLRVIGTVSSDAKAEIAFAHGCEHVINYSREGVAERVRELTDGRGVDVVFDSVGKDTFMTSLESLKRRGLMVCVGTASGPIPPFDPVLLAMKGSIFLTRPALADYIADPAEKAALLDELFTHVGNGDIRIEINQHYALADAVQAHRDLESRKTTGSSIFVI
- a CDS encoding DUF3313 domain-containing protein; this encodes MKSYVALLSLLLLPLLQGCAEKQVQPEEYSGFLYDYSRLTEQENASGNKVLAWVDPTLNLMNYRSILIERSQFYPAPKATEQLSQATMTQITDYYDKALRRELGQVLQVVDKPGPGTLVLRPAITAVSSHTQSLKPYEVIPIALIAAGVSTATGIRDQDTQIGTEAAILDGPSSRVVAQVVRKGTGHALENDTQAMTAGDFKGVLDGWARDMRLTYSKLRELK